The nucleotide sequence CCGCCGCGACGCATGTACACGCGGTAGGGGCGGCCCAGCACCCAATCACGTGGAATGGTGCCGACCGAGCGACTATCCGCGGAGTTGGGACGATTGTCGCCCAGCACGAAGAGATGTTCTGGCGGCACCTTGAGCTTGGCACCCAAGCCCCCGCCGTCACCCAGAATGACCGAGTGGCGGTTGCCCAAGGTTTCGCCATGCACCGCCACGCCGTCGCATGCGGTCTCCGCGACGTCTTCCACTTTTGCCGCGGCGCCGTCCACGCTGACGCGACCCGCGCCGTCGACGTTCACTTCTTGTCCAGCAACGGCTGCAACGCGATGCACGAACACCACGTCGCGCTCGTTCCGGTAGAGCACGATGTCACCGGCTGCGGGCGGATTGCCGCGATATGCGGTCTTGTCCACTAGCAGTTGGTCGCCTTGTTCGAGGGCTGGACACATGCCTGAGGAGGGGACCTTGAAGGCTTCCATGGATATCCAGCGCACCATCGCGCTCAGGATGACGGGTACGACCAGCCAAGTGAGACCCGCCACGCCCGCGAAGATCAGCCACGCTTTGTTCTCCTGCTTCGTCTTGGGTAGGCGGTAGGCGTCGATGGCACAAGCGGCGAGCCACGCGAGGGTCGCCAGGAACATTCCTGGGAGCGCCGCGATCCAA is from Polyangiaceae bacterium and encodes:
- the lepB gene encoding signal peptidase I, yielding MSLDDSSSASASPRGAEAPASERSLLALLATLVLPGLGHAMRGHARRGVYFLVALLALWVLFTILSAFWIAALPGMFLATLAWLAACAIDAYRLPKTKQENKAWLIFAGVAGLTWLVVPVILSAMVRWISMEAFKVPSSGMCPALEQGDQLLVDKTAYRGNPPAAGDIVLYRNERDVVFVHRVAAVAGQEVNVDGAGRVSVDGAAAKVEDVAETACDGVAVHGETLGNRHSVILGDGGGLGAKLKVPPEHLFVLGDNRPNSADSRSVGTIPRDWVLGRPYRVYMRRGGATWTRVE